GAGGAAGCGCTGCGCGAGGCGGCCGAGCGGCGCGCCGGCTTCACGCGGCGGGTGCGGGAGGGCGCGCCGCTCGCCGGCACCTTCCTCCACTTCCCGAGCCCCGAGCTGGTGGAGATGGCCGGCCTGGCCGGCTACGACTTCGTGCTCCTCGACGGCGAGCACGGCGCGCCGGGCGAGGCGGGGCTGGCGGAGCTCCTGCGCGCGGGCGACGCGGCGGGCCTACCCTGCGTCGTCCGCCTCCCCGACGGCCACCCGAAGCGGATCCTGAAGGCGCTCGACCTGGGCGCGGCCGGCATCCTGGTGCCGCAGGTGGAGAGCGCCGAAGAGGCGGCGGCCGTCGCCCGCGCCGCCCGCTTCCCGCCCGCCGGCGAGCGGAGCCTGGCGCCCGTGGTGCGCGCCTCCGGCTACTCCGCCCTCGACGCGCGCGCCTTCGTCCGCGCCGCCGAGGAGGCGGTCAGCGTCTGGGTCCAGGTGGAGACGCGCGCCGGCGTCGAGGCGGCCGAGGCCATCGCCGCCACCCCGGGCGTCGACCTCCTCTTCATCGGCCCCGTCGACCTCTCCACCGCGCTCGGCCACCCGGGCGAGCCGGACCACCCCGAGGTGGAGGCGGCCATCGACGCCGTCACGGCCGCCGCCCGCCGCGCCGGGAAGCCCGTGGGCAGCTTCGCGGTCACCCCGGAGCAGGCGGCCTTCTACCGCGCCAAGGGCGTCCGCCTCCTCGCCAGCAGCCTCACGGTCACCCTCCTCCGCGCCCTGCGCGAGGAAGCGGCCTGGCTCCAGGCTGCGCTCCGCACCGGTTAGATGCGGCGGGCGGCGCCCGCGCTCCGCGGTTCCGGCGCCGCACCGCCCCGAAAGGCATTCGGGAGGGATGGACGATGACGAAGAACGAGGGACCCGTCGACCGCGTGATCCGGGTCGTGGTGGGCCTGGCGGCCGCCTACGGGAGCTACGCCACCAGCGGCGCCGCGCGCTGGATCCTTGGCGTGGTGGCGCTCCTGGGGCTGGTGACGGGGATCACGGGGGTGTGCGGGATCTACAAGATCTTCGGGATCAATACGTGCCCGACAGGGACCGGTCGCAGGTCCGCGCGGACTCCCTGACCAACTCACGGGTGAGCCCTGAAGCCACCGCCGTCCTGAGGCTCAGCGCCCGCTCGAACATCGTGCAGACGGCTCCGGCACGCCTGTGAGCGTTCTGGGAACTGCTGCGGCCTCTCTTACCGCCCGCGGGGGAGGCGATCACGGGTGGCGGCCGGCCGCGCGGCACCAGTCGCTTGAGCGATGGAGCCGCCTGCTCCATCTCGTCAGCTTAGCGGCCAGCTGCCCAGCTGCGCCGGCTTGCCCCCCGGAGAGGCCGCATGTCTCATCGTTGTCCAGCCTCGGGCCCCAGGAGCCCCCGCGACCGGAGGCTTCTCCGAGCCGCGACGCGAGGCCGCTACCCGGCCTGGGAGCCGTCCGGGGAGAGGGGCGGGTCGAAGTTGCAGCTCCCGCTCTCCCAGTCGCAGGTCGCCCCCTCCTCTCCCACGAGGAGCAGGGGCTTGGAGGGCCGAGCCGCAGGCGTGCCCTGGCCGTCTTGACTGGTGACGGCGGCATCGGGCAGGCGATCTTCCCGGGGGCCGCTCATCTGCGCTCACCTCCCGCTTCCGG
The Bacillota bacterium DNA segment above includes these coding regions:
- a CDS encoding DUF2892 domain-containing protein, whose product is MTKNEGPVDRVIRVVVGLAAAYGSYATSGAARWILGVVALLGLVTGITGVCGIYKIFGINTCPTGTGRRSARTP